Proteins from a genomic interval of Blastocatellia bacterium:
- the rplW gene encoding 50S ribosomal protein L23 — translation MQNVWDVIKAPVVTEKALSLKDRPEDEGPQVLVFRVNSRATKTSVKQAVERIFKVQVEQVRIVNQRGKRVFRFGRLVGRKSDWKKAYVTLKPGHRITEYAEVI, via the coding sequence ATGCAGAACGTGTGGGATGTGATTAAAGCGCCGGTGGTGACGGAAAAGGCGCTCTCGTTGAAAGATCGCCCTGAAGATGAAGGTCCGCAGGTGTTGGTGTTTCGGGTCAACAGCCGGGCCACGAAAACGTCGGTGAAGCAGGCTGTCGAAAGGATTTTCAAGGTCCAAGTCGAGCAGGTTCGCATCGTCAATCAGCGGGGCAAGCGGGTCTTTCGTTTTGGCCGATTGGTTGGGCGAAAAAGTGACTGGAAAAAAGCTTATGTCACGCTCAAGCCTGGACACCGTATTACCGAGTACGCAGAAGTGATTTAA